In Balaenoptera acutorostrata chromosome 19, mBalAcu1.1, whole genome shotgun sequence, the following proteins share a genomic window:
- the ZNF567 gene encoding zinc finger protein 567, which produces MAQGSVSFKDVTVDFSQEEWQHLDPAQKMLYMDVMLENYCHLVSVGCHMTKPDVILKLERGEEPWTSFTGHTCLEEKWKAEDFLVKFKEQQDKFSRSVVLINHKKLIKNSSAYEKTFTLSKNPINSKNLPPEYDTHGKIFKNVSELIISNLSPTRKRLSEHNVYGKSLLSTKPETAHSGVKSHNQHGRTVSHNEMIMQYHEIETPAQSFGYNDCEKSFLKKGGLITHNRTYRREKPSEYNKRRRTTNIEKKHICTECGKSFCRKSVLILHQGIHTEEKPYQCHQCGNSFRRKSYLIDHQRTHTGEKPFVCNECGKSFRLKTALTDHQRTHTGEKSYECPQCRNAFRLKSHLIRHQRTHTGEKPYECNDCGKSFRQKTTLSLHQRIHTGEKPYICKECGKSFHQKANLTVHQRTHTGEKPYICNECGKSFSQKTTLALHEKTHNEEKPYICNECGKSFRQKTTLVAHQRTHTGEKSYECPHCGKAFRMKSYLIDHHRTHTGEKPYECNECGKSFSQKTNLNLHQRIHTGEKPYICNECGKSFRQKATLTVHQKIHTGQKSYECPQCGKAFSRKSYLIHHQRTHTGEKPYKCNECGKCFRQKTNLIVHQRTHTGEKPYICNECGKSFSYKRNLIVHQRTHKGENMVMQ; this is translated from the exons GGTGTCACATGACCAAGCCTGATGTGATCCTCAAGTTGGAACGAGGAGAAGAGCCATGGACATCGTTTACAGGTCATACCTGTTTAG AAGAAAAGTGGAAAGCTGAAGACTTTTTAGTGAAATTCAAGGAACAACAAGATAAGTTTTCTAGATCAGTTGTATTAATCAACCACAAAAAACTGATTAAGAACAGTAGTGCATATGAAAAGACATTTACTTTAAGCAAAAACCCTATTAATTCAAAAAACCTACCTCCTGAATATGACACtcatggaaagatttttaaaaatgtttcagaattaaTCATCAGTAATCTAAGTCCTACAAGAAAGAGACTTAGTGAGCATAATGTATATGGGAAGTCACTCCTCAGTACTAAGCCAGAGACAGCTCACTCTGGAGTCAAATCCCATAATCAACATGGTAGGACTGTCAGTCATAATGAAATGATTATGCAATATCATGAGATAGAAACTCCAGCACAGTCATTTGGATATAATGACTGTGAGAAATCCTTCCTTAAAAAAGGAGGCCTAATTACACATAATAGAACTTACAGAAGGGAAAAACCATCTGAATATAATAAAAGGAGAAGAACAACCAATATTGAAAAAAAGCATATATGCACTGAATGTGGGAAGTCCTTCTGCAGGAAATCAGTATTGATTCTGCATCAGGGAATTCACACAGAGGAGAAACCCTACCAATGTCATCAATGTGGAAATTCATTTAGAAGGAAATCATATCTCATTGATCATCAGagaactcacactggagagaaaccctttgTTTGTAATGAATGTGGTAAGTCCTTCCGCCTAAAGACAGCCCTCACTGATCATCAGAGAACTCATACAGGGGAGAAATCATATGAATGTCCACAATGTAGGAATGCCTTCAGATTGAAGTCACACCTCATTCGTCATCAGAGaactcacacaggagagaaaccatatgagTGTAATGACTGTGGGAAGTCTTTCCGCCAGAAGACAACACTCTCCCTACATCAGAGGattcatacaggagagaaaccctatatTTGTAAAGAATGTGGGAAGTCCTTTCACCAGAAGGCAAATCTTACTGTACATCAGAGAACTCATACAGGGGAAAAGCCCTATAtttgtaatgaatgtgggaaatccttcTCCCAGAAGACAACCCTCGCTCTTCATGAGAAGACTCATAATGAAGAGAAACCTTATATTTGTAATGAGTGTGGAAAATCCTTCCGCCAGAAGACAACCCTTGTGGCACATCAGAGAACACATACAGGGGAAAAATCCTATGAATGTCCTCACTGTGGGAAGGCTTTTAGAATGAAGTCATACCTCATTGATCATCACAGaactcacacaggagagaaaccatatgaatgtaatgaatgtgggaaatccttcAGTCAGAAGACAAATCTCAAtctacatcagagaattcatacaggagagaaaccctatatTTGTAATGAGTGTGGGAAGTCTTTTCGCCAGAAAGCAACCCTCACTGTACATCAGAAAATACATACAGGGCAGAAATCCTATGAATGTCCtcagtgtgggaaagcctttagcAGGAAATCATATCTCATTCATCATCAAAGAactcatacaggagagaaaccatacaagtgtaatgaatgtgggaagtGCTTTCGCCAGAAGACAAATCTCATTGTACATCAGAGAACTCACACAGGGGAGAAGCCTTATATTTGTAATGAGTGTGGTAAGTCTTTCAGTTATAAGAGAAACCTTATTGTCCATCAAAGAACTCACAAGGGAGAAAACATGGTAATGCAGTAA